The following are from one region of the Bactrocera oleae isolate idBacOlea1 chromosome 6, idBacOlea1, whole genome shotgun sequence genome:
- the LOC118683199 gene encoding uncharacterized protein, producing the protein MNNKDNNKTTTTTTKGSRQQQQQTTMDIDNDKGSGAGKGESGAKRKFSFLDALSPEERALFEEHARDDDDDMPSCSGVQQANSTAAAALKEKEKPTETLSSRSNCSDAEESQRATSGGAQKRKRKRGGRLPPLPPTGCPGGQDDPRRKGMSGASLKWYLRHLQEGRTPEVAESLARNRVRGDSTSPASEKHKGGNTAAIRKRNGNNRGHCPVNATQPAGRGCERAAPSTTQAAKRKSGQLTPQEPNNTKRQRGNNAQATSGHRSAPNLPRPVEGQRRYADALKGIRMAVLPLNYPAEALGAEELTSLQDLLMEEVFRGSGYKASFHGVYFKGGMLQVDCKDERSACWLREIAPKLTGWNGPILCAKKGDEIPPMHSMTVFLPRCAGKPYEFALGLIRNQNDGLDTSAWRVTKSIAEDSGWKLNLCIDDESYKFVRRVSFRLNYRFSSVVLRPFKPKTITEGDAGKDMQVDEVATQPCASTSKQAATAETMAKVPSEKTGEQGGALPSTQELLEGLTNLAGDIAEDGEHEDQLLMEPIL; encoded by the coding sequence ATGAAcaacaaagacaacaacaaaaccacaacaacaacaacaaaaggatcccggcaacaacaacagcaaacgacGATGGACATTGATAACGACAAGGGCAGCGGTGCAGGTAAGGGCGAATCAGGGGCTAAACGcaagttcagcttcctggacgccctttcgccagaggagcgagcgctgttcgaggagcatgccagagacgacgacgatgacatgccctcgtgcagcggcGTTCAGCAGGCGAATTCGACTGCGGCCGCTGCGCTAAAAGAAAAAGAGAAACCCACGGAGACTCTCTCGAGCAGGAGCAACTGCTCGGATGCAGAGGAGTCGCAACGGGCGACCTCCGGTGGGGCTCAAAAACGGAAaaggaagaggggaggcagactTCCCCCCCTGCCACCAACGGGATGTCCGGGAGGACAAGACGATCCCAGAAGGAAAGGTATGAGCGGTGCCAGCCTGAAGTGGTACCTAaggcacctccaggagggaagAACTCCGGAGGTAGCAGAAAGCCTAGCGCGGAACAGGGTGAGAGGTGACAGCACTTCCCCGGCTTCCGAAAAACATAAGGGTGGAAATACCGCAGCCATTAGGAAGCGCAATGGCAACAATCGAGGCCACTGCCCAGTAAACGCAACTCAGCCCGCAGGCCGAGGTTGCGAAAGGGCAGCTCCCTCGACCACCCAAGCGGCTAAGCGTAAAAGCGGACAGCTGACGCCACAGGAGCCGAACAACACCAAGCGGCAGAGGGGCAACAACGCACAGGCGACTAGTGGCCACCGCTCCGCCCCAAACCTCCCCCGGCCAGTGGAGGGACAGCGCAGGTATGCGGACGCCCTCAAAGGCATTCGCATGGCTGTGCTGCCGCTGAACTACCCGGCGGAGGCGCTGGGTGCGGAGGAGCTCACATCGCTCCAAGACTTACTCATGGAGGAGGTATTCAGAGGATCTGGATACAAGGCCTCCTTCCATGGGGTATATTTCAAGGGAGGCATGCTGCAGGTTGACTGCAAGGATGAGAGGTCGGCTTGTTGGCTGAGGGAGATCGCTCCCAAGCTAACAGGCTGGAACGGCCCCATCCTCTGCGCGAAAAAGGGGGACGAAATTCCGCCCATGCACAGCATGACGGTCTTCCTCCCCAGATGCGCAGGAAAGCCTTACGAGTTTGCTTTAGGTCTCATTCGCAATCAGAACGATGGCCTCGATACATCGGCCTGGCGGGTGACCAAGAGCATAGCGGAGGATTCAGGATGGAAGCTCAACCTCTGCATTGATGACGAATCATACAAATTCGTCAGGAGGGTGAGCTTCCGCCTGAACTACAGGTTCAGCTCGGTGGTCCTGAGGCCGTTCAAGCCAAAAACGATCACCGAGGGCGATGCGGGAAAAGATATGCAGGTGGATGAGGTTGCGACTCAACCCTGCGCAAGTACGTCGAAGCAGGCGGCAACTGCTGAGACAATGGCGAAGGTCCCCTCCGAGAAGACGGGCGAGCAAGGAGGGGCGCTACCCTCCACTCAGGAGCTTCTGGAGGGGCTCACAAACCTGGCGGGAGACATCGCGGAGGACGGTGAGCATGAGGACCAACTCCTCATGGAACCGATCCTGTAG